ACACTTTAGAGAGGCATGAAAACATTCTATTGGGGCATTATCAGCTGGCGTTCCCTTACGGGACATGCTTCTGGTAATGCCTTTTTCTGTACATAGGGCATAGTATTCATAAGAAGTATACACACTTCCTTGATCACTATGTAATATAGCTCCTGGTTCCAATTGAAGTTGTTTTAATGTCTCATTTACTAATTCTTGATTTTGGTTTTTACCAATTTTATATGCCACAATTTCACCATTGTAAGCATCCATGATAGATGAAAGATACAACATTGTATTCCCGAAGGGTAAATAAGTGATATCTGTTAAAAGTACTTCTAAAGGTTTCTCTGCTTTGAAATTTCTATTCAATAGATTATGTGTCTTATAATATGGGTTTCCTGGTCTTTTCGATTTCTTCACGCGTACTTTACAATTTAATTTATGTTTTTGCATAATCCTTTGTACTTTCTTGTGATTAATTTTTTTATTATTTTTTCTATTTAACAAGGCAGTTATTTTTCTATAACCATATGTAAAACGATGTTTCTTACATAGTTCTATAATTTCTCGTTCATCCTCAGATATACTGAAATCTTTGTTTTTCCATCTGTAATAATTTGATTTTGGAATATCTAAAGCTTCTAAAATGACTTTCACTGTATATTTAGATTTCAATTCATTTACTAATTCAACAACTACTTCTGGGACCACTTCCTTTCCAATTCCTTGTACTTTTTTAAAATTTCATTTTCTACTTCTTTGCGCTTTAATTCAATTTTTAGTGTTTCAACAGTGCTAAATTCTTCATTTCCTTTTCCATAGGAATATTGTTTACCTACTTGTTGATTGAATCTATGTGTTTCCCCATTTCTATACCATTTCCACCACACTTTAACTTGAGATTCATTTTTAATATTTAAAGCATCCATTATTTCTCTTGCGCTATATCCTTTAAGTTTCATTTCTACTACTTTATATTTTGTTTCAACTGAATATGCCACTCTTTTCATAGAAAAAACACCTCCGTATAAATTCATTTTAATATGAATTCAACGAAAGTGTTTTTATTTTACTCCCACATCCTGGGGTTAGTGCAGTTATATTGAGACGGGTGTTTTTTATGGTTGTGTTTAATACCCCCATACTAGCAA
The Mammaliicoccus sp. Dog046 genome window above contains:
- a CDS encoding IS3 family transposase (programmed frameshift), which encodes MKRVAYSVETKYKVVEMKLKGYSAREIMDALNIKNESQVKVWWKWYRNGETHRFNQQVGKQYSYGKGNEEFSTVETLKIELKRKEVENEIFKKVQGIGKEVVPEVVVELVNELKSKYTVKVILEALDIPKSNYYRWKNKDFSISEDEREIIELCKKHRFTYGYRKITALLNRKNNKKINHKKVQRIMQKHKLNCKVRVKKSKRPGNPYYKTHNLLNRNFKAEKPLEVLLTDITYLPFGNTMLYLSSIMDAYNGEIVAYKIGKNQNQELVNETLKQLQLEPGAILHSDQGSVYTSYEYYALCTEKGITRSMSRKGTPADNAPIECFHASLKCETFYLNSELRSSNTIVIDIVENYIENYNKVRIQQKLGYLSPIEYRKLAA